The Sulfolobus acidocaldarius DSM 639 genome has a window encoding:
- a CDS encoding phosphate signaling complex PhoU family protein, with the protein MEVRRVQKFGKSTLMISLPAEWVKEVGLSSGESVYLEVDEDGSLKVYPPNMKVQNVSREMKVSISNTVMPEIITRIIYGLYILGFDKIDIESKEKAFSEDLLRKIKEAVRSLIGYEITTQTIDYVQIQSFLDPTKYTMTSLLNRLATNLKQMLHYLNLGIKEASRTFLQETVELEKEIDRLYYLALRQLLLSQTNRSLAYMIGVKRIQLIGNRILIKAIEEAADEVSEAVNDLLSLTPQELEEVKDNWNKTYDLIEQAIVLIDHATRALSKEDMKIINETMEELRTLRRVLITESTNFETTNSKNTKNYRVSIVVRSLHLRLYNAIRRMEPIVEIAFNRSLENIKEILID; encoded by the coding sequence ATGGAAGTTAGAAGAGTTCAAAAATTTGGAAAATCTACACTAATGATATCTCTTCCAGCAGAATGGGTTAAAGAAGTAGGTTTATCCTCAGGTGAAAGTGTATATCTTGAAGTGGATGAAGATGGAAGCTTGAAAGTATATCCACCAAATATGAAAGTACAAAACGTAAGTAGAGAAATGAAAGTTTCCATATCTAACACAGTAATGCCTGAAATTATTACTAGAATTATATATGGCTTATATATATTAGGTTTTGACAAGATTGACATAGAAAGTAAAGAGAAGGCGTTTAGTGAAGATTTGCTAAGGAAAATAAAGGAAGCTGTTAGAAGTTTAATAGGATATGAAATAACCACCCAAACCATAGATTACGTTCAAATACAGTCTTTCCTTGATCCAACCAAATATACCATGACAAGTCTTCTCAATAGGTTAGCAACTAACTTAAAGCAAATGCTACATTACCTTAATTTAGGAATAAAAGAGGCAAGTAGAACTTTTCTGCAGGAAACAGTAGAATTAGAGAAAGAAATAGACAGATTATATTACCTTGCATTAAGACAATTGTTACTATCTCAAACTAACAGAAGCTTGGCTTATATGATAGGTGTCAAGAGAATACAGCTTATCGGAAATAGAATTTTAATAAAAGCTATAGAAGAGGCTGCAGATGAGGTAAGTGAAGCCGTAAACGATCTACTTTCTCTGACTCCACAAGAACTTGAAGAAGTGAAGGATAATTGGAATAAAACATATGATTTAATAGAACAAGCCATAGTTCTGATTGACCATGCGACAAGAGCGTTAAGCAAAGAAGATATGAAGATAATAAATGAGACAATGGAGGAACTAAGAACATTAAGGAGAGTCCTAATAACAGAGTCAACTAATTTTGAAACAACAAATAGTAAAAATACGAAGAATTACAGAGTTTCAATAGTTGTTAGATCACTTCATCTAAGATTATATAATGCTATAAGGAGAATGGAACCAATAGTGGAAATTGCATTCAATAGAAGTCTAGAAAATATAAAGGAAATTCTTATAGATTAG
- a CDS encoding sulfurtransferase TusA family protein, translating into MTIDSDDICPVILLKVLRAFKEAKDKDEIIVKSKWQAVVQELDKWCRETGNEYLGWNKDGEKYVVRIRVNKGE; encoded by the coding sequence ATGACAATAGATTCAGATGATATATGCCCTGTTATTTTACTCAAAGTCTTAAGAGCATTTAAAGAGGCTAAGGATAAGGACGAAATTATAGTTAAAAGTAAATGGCAGGCTGTGGTTCAGGAACTAGATAAATGGTGTAGGGAGACTGGAAATGAGTATCTGGGATGGAATAAGGATGGAGAAAAATATGTGGTAAGAATCAGGGTCAATAAAGGAGAGTAA
- a CDS encoding cysteine synthase family protein — protein MEGMWPTPLLRLNIGENVWGKLEFYNPFSRSIKDRTALFLFKQALREKTENIVEATSGNMGIAMAALSSIFNIKFTVFVPTTSPEVFKVMIKLLGSEVITAGTSTTEILPLVKKMSQLGSYKHLDQFHNEVNVIAHYETTAKELDLQANAAGIKIRRIIASMGTAGHIVGISKYFKEKYGDEVEIVGVEPSEGERIPGIKRVTEDNNFVKIAKIDSVIDVGFKDALEGVKEVARKSGILVGLSSGATVAAYKKLGDTKGATILIFPDDAFKYVEELKDGL, from the coding sequence ATGGAAGGGATGTGGCCTACTCCTCTGCTAAGGTTAAATATAGGAGAAAATGTATGGGGGAAATTGGAATTTTATAATCCATTCAGTAGGAGTATAAAAGATAGAACAGCGCTATTCTTGTTTAAGCAGGCATTAAGGGAAAAAACAGAGAATATCGTAGAGGCTACATCAGGGAATATGGGGATTGCTATGGCTGCTCTATCCTCTATATTTAACATTAAGTTTACAGTATTTGTCCCAACCACTTCACCTGAAGTTTTTAAGGTTATGATTAAGTTATTGGGTTCTGAAGTAATTACCGCAGGTACTTCAACGACTGAGATCTTGCCTTTAGTAAAAAAGATGAGTCAACTAGGAAGTTATAAACATTTAGATCAATTTCATAATGAAGTAAACGTTATTGCTCATTATGAAACCACTGCCAAAGAACTTGATCTGCAAGCTAATGCTGCAGGTATTAAAATAAGGCGAATTATCGCAAGCATGGGTACAGCTGGTCATATAGTCGGTATATCTAAATACTTTAAGGAAAAATACGGTGATGAAGTTGAAATTGTAGGTGTGGAGCCAAGTGAAGGAGAGAGAATACCAGGGATTAAAAGGGTTACGGAAGATAATAACTTCGTTAAAATTGCTAAAATAGACTCCGTAATTGATGTTGGTTTTAAAGATGCTTTAGAAGGGGTAAAAGAAGTTGCTAGGAAGTCAGGAATTTTAGTAGGGTTAAGCTCAGGGGCTACAGTTGCTGCTTATAAAAAATTGGGCGATACTAAAGGAGCTACTATACTTATATTCCCTGACGACGCTTTCAAATACGTAGAGGAACTAAAAGATGGTTTGTAA
- a CDS encoding 50S ribosomal protein L39e — protein sequence MSKHKSLGKKLRLGKALKRNSPIPAWVIIKTQAEIRFNPLRRNWRRNNLKV from the coding sequence ATGAGCAAGCATAAGTCCTTAGGCAAAAAATTGAGACTAGGTAAAGCGTTAAAAAGAAACTCTCCTATTCCTGCTTGGGTCATAATAAAAACTCAAGCTGAGATAAGGTTTAATCCACTAAGAAGAAATTGGAGAAGAAATAATTTAAAGGTGTGA
- a CDS encoding DNA-binding protein codes for MISGEYDEELDELLKKRATEMQRRQLEERQRKAEIEAQKDAILRTILTPEARQRLTNVKLVRPELAEAIENQLIALAQSGRIQAQITDDELKQILAQLNSQTRKDYKITIKERGWK; via the coding sequence ATTATAAGTGGAGAATATGATGAAGAGTTAGATGAACTTCTGAAAAAAAGAGCAACAGAGATGCAAAGAAGACAATTAGAAGAAAGACAGAGAAAAGCTGAAATTGAAGCCCAAAAGGATGCTATCTTAAGAACCATCTTAACGCCTGAGGCTAGGCAAAGACTTACTAATGTAAAACTAGTCAGACCTGAATTAGCAGAAGCAATAGAAAATCAGCTTATTGCGTTAGCACAATCCGGCAGAATTCAAGCACAAATAACTGATGATGAACTAAAACAAATATTAGCTCAACTTAACTCTCAAACCAGAAAAGATTATAAGATTACGATTAAAGAGAGAGGATGGAAATGA
- a CDS encoding DsrE/DsrF/DrsH-like family protein, whose amino-acid sequence MAKLTILVSNNSLDSLYHALALALSARALSWEVKVFVVSQAVTLFLKSSKKAFSLPFFARFFVRRQMKRLNLPEIEKMINEAIKEGVEFYVDEIGIKMLNASPEDLYDGVKLSGSISFLKDAKESEVVISL is encoded by the coding sequence GTGGCAAAATTAACGATATTAGTTTCGAACAATAGCCTTGACTCACTTTATCACGCATTAGCATTGGCATTATCAGCAAGAGCTCTGAGCTGGGAAGTAAAGGTTTTTGTAGTGTCGCAAGCAGTCACATTATTTTTAAAATCAAGTAAGAAGGCTTTTTCGTTACCTTTTTTCGCAAGATTTTTTGTAAGAAGGCAGATGAAAAGGCTTAATTTACCTGAGATAGAGAAAATGATTAATGAAGCGATTAAAGAGGGAGTAGAATTTTACGTGGACGAGATAGGTATTAAAATGTTAAATGCTAGTCCAGAAGATTTATATGATGGAGTAAAATTATCTGGAAGTATTTCCTTCCTAAAAGATGCTAAGGAATCAGAGGTGGTGATTTCGCTTTGA
- a CDS encoding 30S ribosomal protein S19e, whose amino-acid sequence MITVQMVPADILIPKLAEYLKNNVKELNPPNWVYFAKTASFKERVPDDIENWWYIRAASLLRHLYIYKEPIGLQKTRKLYSGSKRRGTKPPRSVKAPTHSIRTILQQLEKAGLVTKTRRGRILSPKGRSLLDKLAYEMFKELAEKKQDLKKYLQ is encoded by the coding sequence ATGATAACAGTACAGATGGTTCCAGCTGATATTTTAATCCCTAAGCTTGCAGAATATCTAAAGAATAATGTTAAAGAATTGAATCCACCAAATTGGGTTTACTTTGCGAAGACAGCGTCTTTCAAGGAAAGAGTGCCTGACGATATAGAAAATTGGTGGTACATAAGAGCAGCCTCCCTATTAAGACACCTCTACATCTACAAAGAACCTATTGGTTTACAAAAAACAAGAAAATTATATAGTGGTTCAAAGAGAAGGGGTACTAAACCGCCTAGATCCGTTAAAGCTCCGACTCATTCTATAAGAACAATACTTCAACAATTAGAAAAAGCGGGTCTTGTAACTAAAACTAGGAGAGGAAGGATTTTGTCACCAAAGGGCAGATCCCTTTTAGATAAATTAGCATACGAAATGTTTAAAGAGTTGGCTGAGAAAAAACAAGATTTGAAGAAATACTTACAGTAG
- a CDS encoding 50S ribosomal protein L31e gives MSQETTATKQEEQKTSELQQQKKEEQKPQQATTTTKEEKKTKPEKENFEMVINFRRVIMGRKTTRTKRAIKYVRYMVKRHFGAEKVIIDPLLAKAITMNGRDKIVRRVRIAVKRIGEKTYLARLAIKSE, from the coding sequence ATGAGCCAGGAAACTACTGCTACTAAACAAGAAGAGCAAAAAACATCAGAGCTACAACAACAGAAGAAAGAGGAACAAAAACCGCAACAGGCAACAACTACAACGAAAGAGGAAAAGAAAACTAAGCCAGAGAAAGAGAACTTTGAAATGGTTATAAACTTTAGAAGAGTAATAATGGGAAGAAAAACTACCAGAACTAAAAGAGCCATAAAGTATGTGAGATATATGGTAAAGAGACATTTTGGAGCGGAAAAAGTAATTATTGATCCACTATTAGCAAAGGCAATAACCATGAATGGTAGGGATAAAATAGTAAGAAGAGTAAGGATAGCTGTCAAAAGAATCGGAGAAAAAACATATTTAGCTAGACTTGCAATTAAGAGTGAATGA
- a CDS encoding nicotinate phosphoribosyltransferase, with protein sequence MRFYIANERDILDGKMTDIYFDRTIRTLEHLGIKDLKVRMEVHSYGLPEGYSWAIFSGLEEVLKLLEGKEVTVYAMPEGTVFKEVEPVMIIEGNYLDFGVFETAFLGILRHYSSISTKAARIKKLALDKTVLFFGLRALHPAIAPMVDRAAYIGGCDGVSGAFNQETIGAEPTGTMPHALMLSVGDNVKAWKAFDEAMPSNVPRIILADTFEDERTEVLKAAELLKDKLYGVRLDTPSSRRGNFRKIVQEIRWTLNIHGYGHIKIFVSGGIDEDDVVKLRDVVDGFGVGTSISFPQSVDFSADIVEKYVNGQWIPFTKRGKWPGAKQVYRCGDSPDGDIITLLDDYPPANLNCKPLLVKYIENGKIIRDIPTAKEIREYVISQLKKLPNL encoded by the coding sequence ATGAGATTCTACATAGCCAACGAGAGGGATATACTTGATGGGAAGATGACTGATATATATTTCGATAGAACTATAAGGACTCTTGAACATTTAGGAATAAAAGATCTCAAAGTTAGGATGGAGGTCCATTCATATGGCTTACCAGAAGGATATAGTTGGGCAATTTTTTCTGGTCTGGAGGAAGTTTTGAAACTACTTGAAGGAAAAGAGGTTACGGTTTATGCGATGCCAGAAGGTACTGTGTTTAAGGAAGTAGAGCCAGTCATGATAATTGAAGGTAACTATTTAGATTTTGGTGTTTTTGAAACGGCTTTTTTAGGTATATTAAGGCACTATTCTAGTATTTCAACTAAAGCAGCTAGAATTAAGAAATTGGCATTAGATAAAACAGTTCTATTTTTTGGGCTAAGGGCACTACATCCCGCAATAGCTCCTATGGTTGATAGAGCGGCTTATATAGGTGGTTGCGATGGTGTCTCTGGGGCATTCAATCAAGAAACAATAGGTGCAGAGCCTACAGGTACTATGCCTCATGCACTGATGTTATCAGTCGGGGATAATGTAAAGGCTTGGAAAGCTTTTGACGAGGCTATGCCTTCTAATGTACCAAGAATAATATTAGCAGACACATTTGAGGATGAGAGAACGGAAGTTCTCAAAGCTGCTGAGCTTTTGAAAGACAAATTATATGGGGTAAGACTCGATACTCCATCAAGTAGAAGGGGAAACTTCAGGAAGATTGTTCAAGAGATCAGATGGACGCTAAATATACATGGATATGGCCATATTAAGATCTTCGTAAGTGGTGGGATAGATGAAGACGATGTGGTTAAATTAAGGGATGTGGTAGACGGTTTTGGTGTGGGGACTAGTATATCTTTTCCACAGAGTGTCGATTTTAGTGCTGATATTGTTGAAAAGTACGTGAATGGACAATGGATTCCGTTTACTAAGAGAGGTAAATGGCCTGGAGCTAAACAGGTATACAGATGTGGTGATTCACCAGATGGCGATATTATTACCCTATTAGATGACTATCCACCCGCTAATTTGAACTGTAAACCCTTGCTGGTAAAGTATATCGAGAACGGGAAAATAATAAGGGATATACCTACGGCTAAGGAGATAAGGGAGTATGTTATATCGCAACTTAAAAAGTTACCTAATCTATAA
- a CDS encoding DUF711 family protein, whose product MKIRALTIFASNIDKDKIENYANQLSSINDSLIWSKRIAFPPKSLNEKIIGKIPENKDIIYSIIHLSQKDNLSLIKDILSVNENFYGSILLNNPSYVDNVSKFIYDLEPQLATRVAVLIYDDFLTTPYFPVGSANTLIDSMAISLIYPREFLDGNAQKALSVADEYAKKIATQLKLKYLGIDVSLSPWKEESVAEIIEKRSGKLFSFGNMSTVAEINKEIFEIAWKLKITPIGFSEVMLPVAEDNVLIERVNEGTLTLQGLFLLTSVCVAGIDMVVVKKDYDLIRKILKDSMALQIVKRRPYGVRLIPSTDSGYVYLKDYGRIPEIKTL is encoded by the coding sequence ATGAAAATAAGAGCATTAACTATATTTGCTTCAAATATAGATAAAGATAAAATAGAAAACTATGCTAACCAGCTATCTAGTATAAATGATAGCTTGATTTGGTCTAAGCGAATTGCGTTTCCGCCTAAATCATTAAATGAAAAAATTATAGGAAAAATACCAGAAAACAAAGACATAATATATTCTATTATTCACTTATCTCAAAAAGATAATCTGTCATTAATAAAAGATATCTTATCCGTAAATGAGAACTTCTACGGATCAATTCTACTTAATAACCCTTCTTACGTAGATAATGTATCAAAATTTATTTATGACCTAGAACCTCAGCTTGCTACGCGAGTAGCCGTTTTAATTTACGATGACTTTCTTACTACCCCATATTTTCCTGTAGGCAGTGCAAACACATTGATAGACTCAATGGCTATCTCATTAATCTATCCAAGGGAATTCTTAGATGGTAATGCACAAAAAGCGCTTTCTGTTGCCGATGAATATGCTAAAAAAATTGCTACACAGCTTAAGCTAAAATATCTAGGTATCGATGTCTCTCTATCACCTTGGAAGGAAGAAAGTGTTGCTGAAATAATAGAGAAGAGGAGCGGAAAATTATTTTCCTTCGGAAATATGTCTACTGTGGCTGAAATAAATAAGGAAATTTTTGAAATAGCATGGAAGTTGAAAATTACTCCCATAGGATTTTCGGAAGTAATGTTACCAGTTGCTGAAGACAACGTTCTAATAGAAAGAGTTAATGAGGGAACTTTAACGTTGCAAGGACTTTTTCTTCTTACATCTGTGTGTGTTGCAGGTATAGATATGGTGGTCGTAAAGAAAGATTATGATTTAATAAGAAAAATTCTAAAGGATTCAATGGCTTTACAGATTGTTAAAAGAAGACCCTATGGAGTTAGGCTTATACCATCAACAGATAGTGGTTATGTTTACCTGAAAGATTATGGTAGAATACCAGAGATTAAAACACTCTGA